In Defluviimonas aquaemixtae, the sequence CCTCGGCAGCAGCCTTGTCCGCACGGACGCGGATGAGTTGCAGTTCGGCGGTGTTGCCACTCTGGAAGAGCTTCTCGGCAACTTCGAGTTCCTGCTGGCGCTGGGCTAGCGTGGCCTGCGCGGTCATCACCGCGGCGGTGATATCGTCGCCCTCGACCGACGTCACGATCTGATCCGCCTCAACATAGTCGCCCTGAGATATGTCAAGCGCCGCGATCACTCCTCCCGCCCGAGCGGCGAGTACGGCGTGCTTGTCCGCGCCTGTAACGCCGGAGACTCGAATCTCGCGCGCATGCTCGATGAACTTCGGGGTGATCGCCGCCACCGTGCGCAGCGATTCATCAGTGCCGGCAGTATCGCCGGCCTGCTCGGTTTCAGGGGCAGGCTGGGCTGCACGCGCCTCTTCGCTGCCGACCGAGGTAAACTTACCGGTTCCGACCCAAAGGCCGGCTGCGATAAGCACGATGATGGCCGCAATCTTGTGGCCTTTTATGCGCGAAGCCATGGAAATGAAGTCCCAGTATCGAACACGAAAGAATCAGCCATACCATTATTGTCAGGCCAATTCTCCTGCCCCCATTCGTCGCGTACTATTATCTGGCAAGTGAACGGTAAAGTTCAATATGGCCCCGCGAATTTTCGCCGAAATGCGCGGTCTTCGTCCTCGGATAGTGCGCGCAGGGCATCTATGAAGGCTGCACTCGCAGGGCTGGGTGGCCGGTCGCGATGGGTCAAAACCAGCAGGCTGCGCTCTGCGGCCGGGTCGCTCGGTGCGACGAATGAAATCTCGCGCGAGCGGTCTGCAAGCACCCGGCGGGGCAGCACCGTAGCGCCCAGGCCGCTTCGAACGAAGGACAAGAGCGTCATTGTATTGCGCGCAGTGAGGGTGCTTCCGCGGATCATTGTGCGTGCCGTCGGGTGATCGATCAGGTCGCAGAGCGGGTTCACGATGAGTGGCTCGTCGGCGAGCCGCGACCAACTCAATGCTCCGGTAAGGATGGGGCTGTCCGCGCGGCAGACAATTCCAAGCCGGTCCGCAAACAGCGTCTCCGCAACTAGCTCTGTCCTTAGGGGCTGGTCTGGGGCGCCGGCCGAGGCGATTCCGATATCCGCTTCGTCGAAGCGTAGCCTGCGCAGGACGGCCGCGCTGTCCACGTCCGCGATTTCCAGCCGTACATCAGGCCGCGAACCACGGAACCCCGCGATTGCTGACGGCAGGACCGTCATCGCGGCCGAGGGCACGGCTGCGATCCGCACGGTGCCTGCCGTAGAGCGCGCATGCCGGGTAATAGCCTCGGTGCTGCGGTCGATCGCGTCGAGCGCGCGTTCGCATTCTTCGAGAACGCGCAGGCCGAGCGGTGTAAGCCGGTTCTTGCGCTCGCCCGCGAAGAGCGGCGCGCCGACTTCCGTTTCGAATTGCGAAAGCGTCATCGAGATCGCTGACGGGGTACGCCCAAGTGTCGCCGCTGCTGCCGCAAGGGTTCCCTCTCTCGCAACGGCACGAAAACTGCGCATCATGTCGGGTTTCAACAGCATGTTCAGATAGTCTGAAAGAAAGTAAAGAAATTCAAGATTGATTGAAGTCGCGGCGCTGACTTATCAACCCTTGGCACAGGAGGATCAGGATGAGCGAAAAGACGGGGCTGTTCATTGCGGGTCGTTGGCAGGACGGCGCGAGCGAAATCGAAAACCGGAACCCATCGGATGTCTCCGACCTGATCGGACGCTACGCACAGGCGAATACGGCGCAGTTAGAGGAGGCGCTTGTCGCGGCGAGGACGGCGCAGCCGCTTTGGTGGTCCGCCGGAATCCAAAAACGCCACGACGTACTCATGGCGATCGGAACCGAGCTCATGTCCCGCGCGGCCGAAATCGGCGCAATGGTGTCGCGTGAGGAGGGCAAGCCGCTGGCCGAGGGCAAGGGCGAGGTCTACCGCGCCGGACAGTTCTTCACCTACTTCGCGGCCGAGGTACTCCGCAATCAGGGCGACCTTGCCGAAAGCGTGCGGCCCGGGGTCGAGATCGACGTGCGCCGCGACCCGGTGGGTGTCGTCGCCATCGTCAGTCCGTGGAACTTCCCGATCGCGACCCCGGCCTGGAAGATCGCGCCGGCGCTGGCCTTCGCTAACGCGGTCGTCTGGAAGCCGGCGAATCTGACTCCGGGCTCGGCGGTGATGCTGACCGAAATCATCGCGCGTCAGGACATCCCCTCGGGTCTCTTCAACCTCGTCATGGGGTCGGGCCGCGAGGTAGGGCAGCGGCTCGTGGAAAGCCCAGGCGTGGATGCGATCAGCTTCACGGGCTCGGTGCCCGTCGGACGAGGTATCGCGGCGGCGGCGGTCGCGAACATGACCAAGGTGCAGATGGAGATGGGGTCC encodes:
- a CDS encoding LysR family transcriptional regulator: MLLKPDMMRSFRAVAREGTLAAAAATLGRTPSAISMTLSQFETEVGAPLFAGERKNRLTPLGLRVLEECERALDAIDRSTEAITRHARSTAGTVRIAAVPSAAMTVLPSAIAGFRGSRPDVRLEIADVDSAAVLRRLRFDEADIGIASAGAPDQPLRTELVAETLFADRLGIVCRADSPILTGALSWSRLADEPLIVNPLCDLIDHPTARTMIRGSTLTARNTMTLLSFVRSGLGATVLPRRVLADRSREISFVAPSDPAAERSLLVLTHRDRPPSPASAAFIDALRALSEDEDRAFRRKFAGPY
- a CDS encoding aldehyde dehydrogenase family protein produces the protein MSEKTGLFIAGRWQDGASEIENRNPSDVSDLIGRYAQANTAQLEEALVAARTAQPLWWSAGIQKRHDVLMAIGTELMSRAAEIGAMVSREEGKPLAEGKGEVYRAGQFFTYFAAEVLRNQGDLAESVRPGVEIDVRRDPVGVVAIVSPWNFPIATPAWKIAPALAFANAVVWKPANLTPGSAVMLTEIIARQDIPSGLFNLVMGSGREVGQRLVESPGVDAISFTGSVPVGRGIAAAAVANMTKVQMEMGSKNPMLILEDCDLDLAVAHAAIAAFGGTGQKCTAASRLIVHEKVHDAFVERLVKAAEALKVGHALDEGTQIGPVVSAGQLAQNLDYIGIGKSEDAELLTGGCRLDRKTEGHYMAPAVFAGTRNDMRVNREEMFAPITCVMNAGSYDEALAIANDSEFGLTAGIMTRSLARASHFRANMRAGCVMVNLPTAGTDYHVPFGGRGASSFGPREQGRYAAEFYTTVKTAYVAAGTPE